Sequence from the Natronomonas marina genome:
TAGCGGTCCTCGAGGTCCCACTGGGCGGCCTCGTCGTTCTCGGAGATGTTCTTCATGTCCTCGTAGACCGCGTGCGCGCCGGAGTGCAGCGCGTACAGCGTGATGAAGATGTACTGGTAGCCGAGGTCACCCAGCTCCTGGAACGTGAGCGGGTCCTCCTCCTCGCTCCAGGCGAAGGAGCTGGAGTAGTTGAACGCGAGGTCGATCTCGGGGTGGGTCTCGTGGAGTTCCTCGGCGTAGGCGACGGCGTCCTCGCGGGACGGGTCGGGCATCTCGGGCCACACCAGGTCGACGCCGCAGTCGGCGTACAGCCGGCCGCGGGCGACGTGCTCTTCCCAGTCGCCGTTGGCGGAGCCGTAGGCGTCCGTCCGGGCGATGACGATGGTGTCGTCGGACTGCTTGGCGTCGACGGCCGCCGAGAAGCGCGCCTCGGCGTCCTCGCGGGAGACGATCTTCTTGCCGGCGATGTGCCCGCAGCGCTTCGGCGTCGTCTGGTCCTCGATGTGGACGGCGGCGACGCCGGCCTTCTCGTACTCGCGGACCGCGCGGCGGACGTTGTGGATGCCGCCGTAGCCGGTGTCACAGTCGGCGACGACCGGCAGGTTCGTCGCCTCGACGATGCGCTTTGCGTTCTCGACCATCTCGGTCATCGAGACCATCTCGAGGTCCGGGAAGCCGAACTGGCCCAGGACCGTCGAGTAGCCGGACATGTACGCGGCGTCCAGGCCGGCCATCTCGGCCAGCCGGGCGTCCAGCGCGTGGTACAGGCCCGGCGCGAAGGTGAAGTCCTGCTCCTCGAACTTCTGGCGCAGTTCGCGCGCGGCGGGGTTGTCGACGTCTCGAACGATCGATTCGGTGTTCTGGACTCGGCTTGCGACCTTGTCCTCTCCGTCGTTGTCGTGTGCCATGTGTATCACGTAGTAGGACCGGCGCCGAGCGGCCGTCCGCCCGGGAGACCGGCAGTCGTTCCTGAGCGAACGCAGTCGGCACCGACGGCGTCAGGTCGGCCAGTTCGGAACCGGGACTGCGGGTCACTCATCGTGTGCACTCGACCCGAAACGCGACGGCTACAAAACCTTTATGATCTTTAATGTTAATACTCGTTAGACTGTTTTCAGTCCTAAAGGGAGTGGGAATCTCTAGCAGTCGTGTTCGGTCGGACGGTGCTCGAGAGTCGCTGGACGGCGGCGGGAAAAGACGGCGGGCGGTCGTCAGTCCGCGGCGGCGGGTTCGTCGTCCAGTGCGACCAGTTCCTCGACGTCCGGAATCGTCGCCTCGCGGTCGGTGATGATGTCGATGCGGCGAGTGAGTTTCTCGCGGGCGTACTCGACCAGCGGCATCGGCTCGGCGACCTCGCCGGTGGCGCTGACCGTCTCGGCGACCAGCGGCATCAGGTCCTGGAGGGTGTCCCGGACGACCGCCTCGTCGACGCCGTCCTCGGCGAGGTGGTGCTGGACCTTCTGCATCCCGAAGCCGACGTGTCGTCCCTCGTCGCTCCGGATGTAGGAGATACCCTCGACCAGTCCCTCGACGTGGGGGAAATCGCCGGTCGGGACCGCGTCGCTGCCGCGCGGCGACAGCGCCGACGTGATGCCGTAGTAGCCGGTCTGTGCCAGCACCGATTCGACGACCAGGTGGTAGTGCGAGTACGCCTTCACGCGGTTCTCAGGGGTGTCGTCGGTCAGGAGCCGTTCCATCGCGTCCTCGGTGCGGTCGAACAGTTCGACGTAGCCGTCGGGGAAGAACCGCTGGTCGGTCGGCGCCACCCGCTCGAAGCCCTTCGCGTCCGCCACCGGGTGGACGACCTCCCGCCAGTAGCGGTCGAAGAACTGGGTGTGCTTGGCCTCCTCGTAGATCTGACTGGAGACGAACATCTGGTCGTCGATGTCGTCGACGGCCAACATCAGCGGCGCGAGGTCCTCGGTGACGGCTTCCTCGCCGGCACCGAACAGCGCCAGCGTCTGCATCAGGTCCTCGAACTCCGTCTCGCCGAGGGCGTCGGCCGCCGCCAGGCGCTCGCGGTCCTGCTCCAGGAGCGTCCCGTCGACGTCCTCGTAGGGGTCCCAGTGGTTGTAGACGGCGTGTTTGAAGTAGCCGCCGCCGACCGAGTCGGGGTCGATTCGCAACTCTCGGCTCGCGTCCCGTATCTGCGTCATGGGCGATACTGTGGGCGAGCGGCCCAATCGTCGTATCGCCCGCGATTCGAGGGGTGTTTAAACGAGGTGGGCGGCCGGCAGCGAAACGCGTATGCTCCTCGGTGTCACATTCGCGGGTATGCGCTACGCGACCGTCGTCATCTCCCCGAACGGTGGCGGCCTCCAGCCCACCGACGAGTCGCTCACCGCCGACCCGACGGTCACGCGCGACGCCATCCACCAGATCAACCTCCTGTCGGACGACACCTGCGTGACCCTCTACAGCGTCCGCGGGAACCTCGACCGGGCCGCCGCCATCCTCGACGACCAGTCGGACGTCATCGCTCACGACGTCTCCGGCGACCGCGAGGGACTGGCCTACATCCACTTCCGGCCGACCGAGACGGTCGCTCGCCTGCTGTCCATCGTCGGCGACAACGAGATCGTCCTCAAGACGCCCATCGACTGCCTCGACGACGGCGGTGTCCGCGTCACACTGGTCGGCGACGACGAGACCATCCAGCGGGTCGTTGACTCTATCCCGGACTCGTTGCGTCTCTCGCTGGAGGGCATCGGCGACTACCACCCCGACTCCGAACAGCTCTTTTCGGTCCTCACCGAGCGCCAGCAGGAGATCCTGGAGGCCGCCGTCGAGCTGGGCTACTACGAGGAGCCACGGCAGGCCACCCACGAGGAGATAGCCCGGACCGTCGACGTCTCCGCTGGCACCGTCGGCGAGCACCTCCGGAAGGTCGAGGGGAAGGTGCTGGCCTCGCTCGTCCAGTGACGGGTGCGTGTCACTCCGGCGACGAATCGGCGCCGTTTTGAGTCGGGAGCGTCGAACCGCGAGCATGTCGATTGCGGGCTTCGAGTTGCGCCCCGTCGAGTGGACGCCGGCGAAGGGGCTGCTGGTCACCTCGGCGCTCGTCACCGCGGCCATCCACCTCGCGCTGGCGACGACGACCGGCCGGAACGTCTTCGCCGTCCTCGGACTCGGTCTCCTCGTCGGGTTCGTCGTCTTCTTTACCGATCTCTGGCAGCCGGTCCTCTACCTGGTCGGCGCCGTCTACGCCGGCGTCACGACCGTCGTCTGGGTGCTGGCCGGCATGCCGAATCCGCTGCTCGGCGCCGTCGACAAGGCCGTCCAGTTCGTCCTCGTGGTGCTTTTCGTCTACCTGCTCGTCGAGGAGTTGCGGGAGCCGGCGTCCGACTCCAGCGGCGAGTAGCGGGTCCGACTCAGCCGCTCAACACCCACGCCGTCTCGCACTCCCGACAGACGGCCTTGGCCCACGAGAGACCGGAGCGCCGCACGAGCGTCCCCTCGCCGCACTCCGGACACGCCGGATCTTCGAGGGCGTCGACGTCCACCTCCGCCAGGAGCAGCGCGTGCTGTCTCCGGTAGCGGTCCAGGCTCTCCTCGACCGCCTCGAGTCGCCCTTCGAGCCGCTCGACGCGCCGTTCGAGGCTGTCGTCGGCCATGACGGTGGGTACGGCCGGCGACACAAACCCGTTGCGCCGTCGGCGGGCCGTTCCGGGAGCCGCTGGCCGTCCCCTATAAACTCCCAGCGTACTGGGGGTGCTAACTGTTCACACTCCGCGGTGTAGACACCCGTATGCGTTCGAACGAGAAGGGGCGCAGATCGCCCTGCCAGCAGGTGATCGCGTGGCGTATCGACCAGCCGGACTGTGACGAGGCGGAGGCGCGCAAACTCCGTACGATACGGGAAAACGGCGTCACCGAGGCCGAGGAGGCGGAACTCCTGGCCAGCGCGTGCAAGACGAGCGGGATGCGGGCGGAATGCGAGCACGCCGACGAGTGTTGAGGGCGGTCCATCGCCGTTCCGAGCCGGACTCCTCGTCCTTCCGTCGGCCGTGACCCCGCCGGTCGTCGGCGAACTGCTGTACGTTCCCACGACCCGGTCGGTCGCGGCCGACGACGGCTCCCTGGGGGTCGCAGGCCGCCTCCCGTGATCGGCGGTTTCGCTGAACGCTCCCGGCTACCGACGTTCGAAGGGAGTGTCACCGGCGGCGCCGCGGCCCGTGGTGGACAGGTCCGGCTACCGGTCGGCCAGTTCCGGGTACGATAGCCGGAATTCCCCGTCGAGCGTGTACCCACCGTCGAGGAGACCGCCACCGGAGAGGTCGATAGTCGCGTGAATCTTCAGGTCCGTGGCCGTGTCCGTCCCCGGGACGACGACGAGGTCGAGCGTGCTGATCGTCTCGTCGGCGAGGTCGTCCAGGTCGGTGATCTCGACGACCGTCCCGACTTTCCGGTCGGGCGTGTAGAGGGACAGCGACGGGGGCGGGGAACTGTCCCCCTCGACCGGGGAGACGACGGCGACCTTCGCGGGTGATTCCGTCGCCGTCTCCGGCATCCAGAGCCGCAACTCGACGGAATCCACGGTCGTCCCGTCCCGGTGCCATATCTCGGTCGAGAGGTCGACTCGGTCGGCGACCACGCTCCCGTCGACGCCGAAATGCCCCACCTCCTCCCCGTCCGAGGTGAATGCGATGGCCTTCCGCCCCGGCGCGTCCTCGTTTACCGTCGGATCGGAGAGCGTCTCGCTCTCCGACACGGCGCTACAGCCCGCCGTTGCCGTGACGCCGGCGGCGCACGCTGCCGCGAGATACGTCCTTCGGTCCATATCGGGACCCACTCTACCCACCTACAAAGGCGTGGCCGAGGCTCAAATAGACGCTTGTGTGTCACCCGGTCTCGGGGCCTGACCTGGCGCTTCACTGACGGAGTGGAGCAGGGGCTCCTATCAACGGTCAGCCGGTGGTACCAAACGCCGTGCGGTGGTCTCGAATAGCCGCGAACGAATCGTCCCGGGCCTTTTGAGTGGCGAAATACGCGCACGAAGATAGTGAAAAGAGCCTAGGCCGAGCTAACAAGCAGTATTTTATATATGAAGAGGATTCACCCAAAGTTAATATTCCAAAATATCGGCGTATGAAGCGCTAATACTCCACTTCCGATCTTGTACAGACTATCGTATCCGGACTACCCCTGCATCTGTGTTCCCGTACTGAAACTGGTGAGGTCGTCGATGCGTTCCTCGAGGGCTTCGATCTCCTGGCGGAGTTCGTCGGATTCCGCCTCGCTACTGGCCGCAAGCCGGTCTTTCAACCCCTGGAGTCGTGACTCTTTGACCTCCTCGTCGACTTCCGCCTTCCGGACGTATTCGCTCTCATCTACCTCGTACACGTCGGTTTCCGAGAGTTCCGTCACTTCCAGTGCCTCGTTCACCTTCTTCGAATCGACGCTCGTGACGCGCTCACGGTCGATCCCTGCGTCTTCCAGCGTGGCCAGTACCTCTTCCTCGTCTCTCAGCGATCGATTGCGGCGCGACGTTCGCTGGACCGATCCGTACTGTCCGTGCACTGGTTGGTCGTGGTGGAGTTTATCGAGTAACACGTCGGCGATGTCCTGCCGGAAGTCGTTCGCGTTCCGTTGGACGTCCGAACAGAGCGTGTAGAGGTTCACCAGCGCATCCGTCTCCAACGCTGTGAGATCGGAGACGTCCTGACGTTCCAGCGCATCGATGAGGAGGAGCGCATCGGAGTACACGTCGAGCCCATCAGGTTCGACACGGTCGCTCTCGGCAGCCGCCGGTTCGTCACTCAGGAGTTGCGTATCGGTCGCCTCCTCTTTTTCGATGATAATGTCCTGCTCTTCGTCCACCTCGAATCGTGGATGCAGGCTCAGTACCGCCGGATACGGGTCGGCATCGGGTGGGAGCCGGTCGAGTTCGAATGTACCGTTCGAGTCCTGGATTCGGCGGTAGAGGGTCTCGAACTGATCGCGCTGAAGCGGGCGACGCTCTCCAGTATTACCGAACGTCACGACGACGCGGTGTTCCTGTACGTCCGTGACGCGGAACGTATCGTGAGAAAGCGGTGTGACAAGTTCGGCATCGTCGGGCACCTCGTCAAGTTCCTCAAGCAGCGTGTTCCAGCTGACGCTGAACGGCATGAAAACGGGTACGACTGCTTGATTGAAAACGTTCAGGACCGTCGGCGTTCAGTTCTCGAAGAGGTCACTGAACGGACGCAGGTCGCTGGTATCGACGACGAGCGGATCGTCGGCACAGTCGGCCGCTCGGTCGCCGTGAGCATCCGGGACTGTCCCGTCGAACTGCTCGGCAGCTTCCACTACCTCTGACGCCAAGTCGTCAGTGACGTACGGAATGTCGGTCAGTTCGGCTTCGGTCGCCGAAGCGACTGCA
This genomic interval carries:
- a CDS encoding isocitrate lyase/PEP mutase family protein encodes the protein MAHDNDGEDKVASRVQNTESIVRDVDNPAARELRQKFEEQDFTFAPGLYHALDARLAEMAGLDAAYMSGYSTVLGQFGFPDLEMVSMTEMVENAKRIVEATNLPVVADCDTGYGGIHNVRRAVREYEKAGVAAVHIEDQTTPKRCGHIAGKKIVSREDAEARFSAAVDAKQSDDTIVIARTDAYGSANGDWEEHVARGRLYADCGVDLVWPEMPDPSREDAVAYAEELHETHPEIDLAFNYSSSFAWSEEEDPLTFQELGDLGYQYIFITLYALHSGAHAVYEDMKNISENDEAAQWDLEDRYLGHETESHHELSFVSRFQDIEAQYDPEAQARMEASEGFTEDENEPLTSEQDDD
- a CDS encoding ribonucleoside-diphosphate reductase encodes the protein MTQIRDASRELRIDPDSVGGGYFKHAVYNHWDPYEDVDGTLLEQDRERLAAADALGETEFEDLMQTLALFGAGEEAVTEDLAPLMLAVDDIDDQMFVSSQIYEEAKHTQFFDRYWREVVHPVADAKGFERVAPTDQRFFPDGYVELFDRTEDAMERLLTDDTPENRVKAYSHYHLVVESVLAQTGYYGITSALSPRGSDAVPTGDFPHVEGLVEGISYIRSDEGRHVGFGMQKVQHHLAEDGVDEAVVRDTLQDLMPLVAETVSATGEVAEPMPLVEYAREKLTRRIDIITDREATIPDVEELVALDDEPAAAD
- a CDS encoding helix-turn-helix domain-containing protein — protein: MRYATVVISPNGGGLQPTDESLTADPTVTRDAIHQINLLSDDTCVTLYSVRGNLDRAAAILDDQSDVIAHDVSGDREGLAYIHFRPTETVARLLSIVGDNEIVLKTPIDCLDDGGVRVTLVGDDETIQRVVDSIPDSLRLSLEGIGDYHPDSEQLFSVLTERQQEILEAAVELGYYEEPRQATHEEIARTVDVSAGTVGEHLRKVEGKVLASLVQ
- a CDS encoding DUF7475 family protein, yielding MSIAGFELRPVEWTPAKGLLVTSALVTAAIHLALATTTGRNVFAVLGLGLLVGFVVFFTDLWQPVLYLVGAVYAGVTTVVWVLAGMPNPLLGAVDKAVQFVLVVLFVYLLVEELREPASDSSGE
- a CDS encoding DUF2800 domain-containing protein → MPFSVSWNTLLEELDEVPDDAELVTPLSHDTFRVTDVQEHRVVVTFGNTGERRPLQRDQFETLYRRIQDSNGTFELDRLPPDADPYPAVLSLHPRFEVDEEQDIIIEKEEATDTQLLSDEPAAAESDRVEPDGLDVYSDALLLIDALERQDVSDLTALETDALVNLYTLCSDVQRNANDFRQDIADVLLDKLHHDQPVHGQYGSVQRTSRRNRSLRDEEEVLATLEDAGIDRERVTSVDSKKVNEALEVTELSETDVYEVDESEYVRKAEVDEEVKESRLQGLKDRLAASSEAESDELRQEIEALEERIDDLTSFSTGTQMQG